CGAGGAGGCTCACCGCCGCCCGAGGAAAGCGAAGCCTTGCACGGAAATCAACAGCGGCATATCAAAAAATAGCATTTTTTATAGTTCGTATTTTGAGTAGGAGAGCATAGTGATGTCCCAGCCTTATTCATTGTGGTTTTGACGTAAGAGGAAGCTTGATTTTAACGACCGTCCCCTTATTCAGTTCACTTTCATATTCAATCATCCCGCCCATTTCACGGACGAGCTTATTCGTGACCATACTGCCTAAACCTGTCCCTTTGGTTTTGGTTGTATAAAAAGGTAATCCGATTTTCTTTAGTTCATCCCCGGTCATGCCTTTTCCGTTATCGGTTATGATGATGATGATGGAATGGGGAAATAGATCTTCTTTTAGCGTTATATTGATTTCCCCATGTTGTTCGATTGATTCGATGCCATTTTTGATCACATTCATGATGGCTTGTTTAATATGATCTTCATCACCTTTTATATAGTTGCTCCCAGATCCGTCAAATATAATCGATGTCCCTGAATAGGAAGCGAAGGGACTGAGAAGATCAACACAGTCCTGAATGATGTTCTCAAGATTCAAGGTCGATAATTGAGAGCCGCTTGGCTTTGCCACACTCAGGTAGTCGGTGATGATTTTATTCGTCCGGTCCAACTCAGTTAAGATGAGGGGAGAGTATTTTTTTAATTGTTCGTCTTTCGTGTCTTCGCTCAAATGCTGGATGAATCCCCTGACGGTCGCCAGTGGATTACGGATTTCGTGAGCAATGGATGCTGCCATTTGCCCCACCATATTCAACTTGTCCAGATACACCATTTCTTCTATTTGTTTATTCGTCCGGATCAGGTGTTCAATGATGAAAACGAGAGCGATAAACGTAAAATAGAAAATAGTAAAATATGTAAAGTAGAATGGTAGATGAAGAATCGGTATGAAAATATTAATAATGATCACGTAAATCAACGTATGAAAGAGAAAGATGAACGTAGAGACAATTAACTTATATTGTGTGTTCAGTAGCTTTTTTCGAAAGAGGACTCCGATTACAAATGCCAATATGGAAACAGCGATGCCCACCGTCACATATGGTCCGCCAATTAAATAACGGAAGATGATGACACACGTAAGAACCATCGATCCCGATAATAGCCCGGCATAAATGGTCACAATCAAAATGGCGATCATCCTTAGATCAAAATGGGTCTCACCCAGTGTTTCAATGGGATATAACATACACAACAAAGCACCGAATGAAGCGACAAGACCATATGTAATCTTGTGTTTGAACGGGGCTTCCTTCTTTTCTTTAAATGGAAATAATACGTTGGCATTATAAGTAAATGAAAACAATATCGTAATATTGACCAATAGAGATTTGATTAATGTAATCAAAGAAAATCCTCCAAAACCTGATTTGCCTAAGAACACCAAACGTTCCCAGCCTTTACAAAACATGTACATACAACTAATAAAAATACTTCATTTTTCCCTATTAGTCAAATCCTAACACTGACTGAGGGACGGACCTTCATTTGTGGATTACAATAAAAGGAAATTATATCTCTAAAGTCAGTATTAAAGCGGTTTCTTATGAGTATAGCAAACTTATTGGGAGTGGGGTGTAGAGGTTTAGAGAGGTCCGTCCCTCTTCTTTGGAAGGAATTATGTGGTGGGGGAGAGAATATAGTAGGTAATACAAGCTTTTGCTGGGTTTTGATTTTGTGTGGTGTTTTACATATAAAGGGTGAACTTTCGGTGTGGAGGGGTTGTGTGCTGCTGTCACGGAGAATGATTGATTGGGGAGGAGAGGGATGAGAATGATAGAGGGACAGGTCATGAATGAGCGGCAGCAGGTCAAGGTGATGCATAAGAAGATTCCCCTGAATGAGGTGCTGAAAAGGGCTTTTCTGATCACAATAGGTGCTGTGATCATGGCGGTGGGTCTGG
The nucleotide sequence above comes from Bacillus sp. KH172YL63. Encoded proteins:
- a CDS encoding ATP-binding protein is translated as MITLIKSLLVNITILFSFTYNANVLFPFKEKKEAPFKHKITYGLVASFGALLCMLYPIETLGETHFDLRMIAILIVTIYAGLLSGSMVLTCVIIFRYLIGGPYVTVGIAVSILAFVIGVLFRKKLLNTQYKLIVSTFIFLFHTLIYVIIINIFIPILHLPFYFTYFTIFYFTFIALVFIIEHLIRTNKQIEEMVYLDKLNMVGQMAASIAHEIRNPLATVRGFIQHLSEDTKDEQLKKYSPLILTELDRTNKIITDYLSVAKPSGSQLSTLNLENIIQDCVDLLSPFASYSGTSIIFDGSGSNYIKGDEDHIKQAIMNVIKNGIESIEQHGEINITLKEDLFPHSIIIIITDNGKGMTGDELKKIGLPFYTTKTKGTGLGSMVTNKLVREMGGMIEYESELNKGTVVKIKLPLTSKPQ